In Poecile atricapillus isolate bPoeAtr1 chromosome 12, bPoeAtr1.hap1, whole genome shotgun sequence, one DNA window encodes the following:
- the SOWAHD gene encoding ankyrin repeat domain-containing protein SOWAHD yields the protein MARQEREKSVAEQKVADISRRFSFLDAAQPRAGGLARSSHLWSATLGSRERFHTLQKMDTNRSINWGRHSLGSWGRTSGRFSVSPSSTRRKELKEILLQSNSPGSTMRFATVQQTSRRSSLSAGLHQEEKPEQSPDLLPLVLDPLEHAWLLTVAEGDADSIIKLLDLDPSLLTRRDFVTGFTALHWLAKHGHHESFIQVISHAQKKGYPVNMNIPTASGGLTPLHLAALQGHEVLIKLLVGAYGADTTCRDHNGRKAWQYLPADTSRDLKELAGALEEDLVQLHSHNTNNNCKSSREAGAGQDSVDSGAKGKAEHSWSLSTLRGFVRQAFAFFHEH from the coding sequence ATGGCCCGGCAGGAGCGGGAGAAGAGCGTGGCGGAGCAGAAGGTAGCTGACATCTCCCGGAGGTTCTCCTTCCTGGATGCCGCCCAGCCCCGAGCGGGCGGCCTGGCCCGCAGCTCCCATCTCTGGTCAGCCaccctggggagcagggagcgTTTCCATACGCTGCAGAAGATGGACACCAACAGAAGCATCAACTggggcaggcacagcctggggagctggggTAGGACTTCAGGCAGGTTCTCCGTTAGCCCCAGCAGTACCCGGAGGAAGGAGCTGAAAGAAATCCTCCTGCAGAGcaacagccctggcagcactATGCGGTTTGCCACTGTTCAGCAGACATCTAGAAGGAGCAGtctttctgcagggctgcaccaAGAAGAGAAGCCTGAGCAGAGCCCTGATCTGCTGCCCCTTGTCCTTGATCCTCTGGAGCACGCATGGCTGCTGACGGTGGCCGAGGGTGATGCAGACAGCATCATCAAACTGCTGGATCTGGATCCCAGCCTGCTGACCAGGAGAGACTTTGTGACAGGATTCACCGCTCTCCACTGGCTTGCCAAGCATGGCCACCATGAGAGCTTCATCCAGGTCATCTCCCATGCCCAGAAGAAAGGCTATCCTGTCAACATGAACATCCCCACAGCCAGCGGTGGGCTCACCCCTTTGCACCTGGCTGCCTTGCAAGGACACGAGGTGCTCATCAAGTTGCTGGTGGGAGCTTATGGGGCAGACACCACCTGCAGGGACCACAATGGGCGCAAGGCTTGGCAATACCTGCCGGCAGACACCTCCAGAGACCTGAAGGAGCTGGCAGGGGCCTTGGAGGAGGACTTGGTCCAGCTGCACTCTCACAACACCAACAACAACTGTAAGTCATCCAgagaggctggggcagggcaggactcTGTGGACTCTGGGGCCAAGGGAAAAGCCGAGCACTCCTGGAGCCTGTCGACCCTCCGAGGCTTTGTTAGACAggcatttgctttcttccatGAGCACTGA